One region of Prinia subflava isolate CZ2003 ecotype Zambia chromosome 6, Cam_Psub_1.2, whole genome shotgun sequence genomic DNA includes:
- the SH3BP4 gene encoding SH3 domain-binding protein 4, which produces MAAQRIRAANSGGLPRCKSEGTLIDLGEGFAETTLCDVKVPSPSALLVDNPTSFGNAKEVVAIKDYCPTNFTTLKFSKGDHLYVLDTSGGEWWYAHNTTEMGYIPSSYVQPVNYRNSSLTDSGMIDNLLESPDEGVKELDLLGEWTDAKRNSAKSYHNNPFLNGVQTNPFLNGNLQAAPGSDKESNSSVAVDLLLFNTAAPTSALPSAAANSSLGNLFDEFPSTNRLDVEQPVRRDNPFFRSKRSYSLSELSVLQAKSDAPVSSCFFSGLKSPTPEQFQSREDFRTAWLNHRKLARSCHDLDLLGQNPGWGQTQPVETNIVCKLDSSGGAVQLPDTNICIHVPEGHVCPGETQQISMKAMLDPPLELNSDKCSTISPVLQIKLSNMEVKTFIILEMKVSAEVKNDTTSKSLVGLQCLRSDVKEGPYTPMQLSYSYGDTIQVQLENLEPCMYIAAVAQGQNILYPYTVWDYISKKVTVGVYGPKHIHPSFKTVVAVFGHECAPKTLLVNEVTRQSHGPAPVALQLWGKHQFSLSRPQDLKLCMFSNMTNYEVKASEQAKIVRGFQMKLGKVSRLIFPIVSHDPNELSDFTLRIQVKDDQDAILTQFCVQTPQPPPKSAIKPAGQRRFLKKNEVGKIILSPLAATAKYPVFQDRPVLSLKYGKLLKTVVRQSKNHYLLEYKKGDVIALLSEEKIRLKGQLWTKEWYIGYYQGKIGLVHTKNVLVVGKVKPSYFSGPDLTTSLLLEQILRPCKFLTYIYASVRTLLMENLSSWRSFADALGYLNLPLTFFCRAELDSEPERVASVLEKLKEDCNSVENKERKSFQKELMMALLKMDCQGLVVRLIQDFVLLTTAVEVAQRWRELAEKLAKVSKQQMDAYEAPHRDKTGTVDSEAMWKPAYDFLLTWSSQMGDSYRDVIQELHTGLDKMKNPITKRWKHLTGTLILVNSLDMLRAAAFSPQDHEDFAI; this is translated from the exons ATGGCAGCGCAGAGGATCCGGGCGGCCAACTCGGGAGGGCTCCCGCGGTGCAAGTCCGAGGGGACGCTCATCGACCTGGGCGAGGGCTTCGCTGAAACCACGCTCTGCGACGTCAAAG TGCCTTCTCCCAGTGCCTTGCTGGTGGACAATCCCACGTCCTTTGGGAACGCAAAGGAAGTCGTAGCAATCAAGGATTACTGTCCTACAAATTTCACCACCTTGAAGTTCTCCAAGGGGGACCACCTGTACGTGCTGGACACGTCAGGAGGGGAGTGGTGGTACGCCCACAACACCACAGAGATGGGCTACATCCCATCCTCCTACGTGCAGCCCGTGAACTACCGCAACTCCTCCCTCACGGACAGCGGCATGATCGACAATCTGCTGGAGAGCCCCGACGAGGGCGTCAAGGAGCTGGACCTGCTCGGGGAATGGACTGATGCAAAGAGAAACTCTGCCAAATCCTACCACAACAACCCCTTCCTGAACGGAGTGCAGACCAACCCGTTCCTGAACGGGAATTTGCAAGCAGCGCCCGGCTCAGACAAAGAGTCCAACTCCAGCGTTGCCGTGGATTTGTTGCTCTTCAACACGGCGGCTCCCACATCAGCTCTTCCCAGTGCGGCTGCCAACAGCAGCCTGGGGAACCTTTTTGATGAGTTTCCCTCCACAAACAGGCTGGATGTGGAACAGCCCGTGAGAAGGGACAACCCCTTCTTCCGAAGCAAACGCTCCTACAGCTTGTCCGAGCTGTCTGTCCTTCAGGCCAAGTCGGACGCGCCAGTGTCGTCATGTTTCTTCAGTGGTTTGAAGTCTCCCACCCCTGAGCAGttccagagcagggaggatTTTAGGACAGCGTGGCTGAACCACAGGAAGTTGGCTCGGTCTTGCCACGACTTGGATTTGCTTGGCCAGAATCCTGGCTGGGGTCAGACGCAACCAGTGGAGACCAACATCGTGTGCAAGCTGGACAGCTCCGGTGGGGCCGTCCAGCTGCCGGACACCAACATCTGCATCCACGTGCCTGAGGGCCACGTGTGCCCCGGGGAGACGCAGCAGATCTCCATGAAGGCCATGCTGGACCCACCACTGGAGCTCAACAGCGACAAGTGCAGCACCATCAGCCCCGTCCTGCAGATCAAGCTCAGCAACATGGAGGTGAAGACCTTCATCATCCTGGAGATGAAGGTGTCGGCGGAGGTCAAGAACGACACCACCAGCAAGAGCCTGGTGGGGCTGCAATGCCTGCGCAGTGATGTAAAGGAGGGACCATACACGCCGATGCAGCTGAGCTATTCCTACGGGGACACGATCCAGGTGCAGCTGGAGAACCTGGAGCCCTGCATGTACATCGCAGCCGTGGCGCAGGGCCAGAACATCCTCTACCCTTACACCGTGTGGGATTACATCAGCAAGAAGGTCACAGTGGGTGTCTATGGCCCCAAGCACATCCACCCTTCCTTCAAGACCGTGGTGGCCGTGTTCGGCCATGAGTGCGCGCCCAAGACCCTGCTGGTCAATGAGGTCACCAGGCAGTCCCACGGCCCAGCTCCCGTCgccctccagctctgggggaaGCACCAGTTTTCCCTGTCCCGGCCCCAGGACCTCAAGCTCTGCATGTTCTCCAACATGACCAACTATGAGGTGAAGGCCAGCGAGCAAGCCAAGATTGTCCGGGGCTTCCAGATGAAGCTGGGCAAGGTCAGCCGCCTCATCTTCCCAATCGTGTCCCACGACCCCAATGAGCTCTCAGACTTTACACTGAGGATACAAGTCAAGGATGACCAGGATGCCATTCTGACCCAGTTCTGTGTCCAGACGCCACAGCCACCTCCAAAAAGTGCCATCAAACCTGCGGGGCAGAGGCGGTTCCTCAAGAAGAATGAGGTGGGGAAGATCATCCTCTCCCCTCTGGCTGCCACCGCCAAGTATCCGGTTTTTCAGGACCGGCCGGTGTTGAGCCTGAAGTATGGGAAGCTGCTGAAGACGGTGGTGAGGCAGAGCAAGAACCACTATTTGCTGGAGTACAAGAAGGGAGATGTCATAGCCCTCCTCAGTGAGGAGAAGATCAGGTTGAAAGGCCAGCTGTGGACCAAGGAGTGGTACATTGGCTACTACCAGGGGAAGATCGGCCTCGTGCATACCAAGAACGTGCTGGTGGTCGGGAAGGTCAAACCCAGCTACTTCTCTGGGCCGGATCTCACCAccagcctgctgctggagcagatcctGAGGCCCTGCAAGTTCCTGACCTACATCTATGCCTCTGTGAGGACTCTGCTGATGGAGAACCTCAGCAGCTGGCGCTCCTTCGCCGACGCCCTGGGCTACCTGAACTTGCCGCTCACGTTTTTCTGCCGGGCGGAGCTGGACAGCGAGCCGGAGAGAGTGGCCTCCGtcctggaaaagctgaaggaagaCTGCAACAGCGTGGAGAACAAGGAGAGGAAATCCTTCCAGAAGGAGCTGATGATG gccctgctgaagATGGACTGCCAGGGGCTGGTGGTGCGGCTGATCCAGGACTTTGTGCTGCTGACCACGGCCGTGGAGGTGGCCCAGCGCTGGCGGGAGCTGGCCGAGAAGCTGGCCAAGGTGTCCAAGCAGCAGATGGACGCCTACGAGGCCCCGCACCGCGACAAGACGGGCACGGTGGACAGCGAG gccATGTGGAAGCCGGCGTACGACTTCCTGCTCACCTGGAGCAGCCAGATGGGGGACAGCTACAGGGATGTCATCCAGGAGCTGCACACGGGGCTGGACAAGATGAAGAACCCCATCACCAAGCGCTGGAAGCACCTCACGGGCACCCTGATCCTCGTCAACTCCTTGGACATGCTGCGGGCAGCTGCCTTCAGCCCCCAGGACCATGAGGATTTTGCCATCTAG